A region of Daphnia carinata strain CSIRO-1 chromosome 10, CSIRO_AGI_Dcar_HiC_V3, whole genome shotgun sequence DNA encodes the following proteins:
- the LOC130700689 gene encoding uncharacterized protein LOC130700689 isoform X6 — protein sequence MYRLVGTSHLRALQLTFPRVQFRQGLKAIMDSKQEDIQQPIGKQPDPKEVRQFTTVTHVEGENQPQPEETERKPSFIESVIGSITPTSSENKPAEITPHDIEKADAQVKESARGLMDTIRYTYAQKKHDLMETAAGAKQSVESTVSESLQSLSETAAHAQEYVMDTLSGGTHAVMDTMASARDTSMDAATGAKDYVKDTLTGAKDSTYDAAANARQKLEEARASLAQKGHEGMESMKESARQPEGQQESKGILGTIRDYLTPEFAETAKSGEGTKTSAEQAKESKEAAKEEATGIKDAAMEKGHEAKEMLKERATGAKESIQETGSGLADKGREFKEGLENLGHGAEETLRETRADIGERKQAQEASLREAEAEAPKKGKGFVESLREWVRPATEKAHDVKESIKETVSGATEYVKDTGSSMVGKGQETAESAKEMASEGVEKAKDVGSRIAEKGRDVKEAAKEKASGAAEYAKETGSSIADKGRETAESAKDMASRGVESAKDTASRGMETAKEAGSKVAEKGRETAESAKDMASRGVESAKEAGSKAADKGHDIKESMKETTEGAKDYAKETASSAAQKGRETAESAREMASRGMESAKETGSKVADKGHEMKESAKDVASEGMESLKEKGQRAADKGHEMKESAKDTASRGMESAKDTASRGTESAKEAGQKAADKGHEMKESAKDMASRGIESAKETGQKASEKGHELKESAKDTAQQGKEAMQETGSKIAEKGREGKEKTMDYAAAAKQSAQDTGAKATEKAREGEQQQPTTETGGRTVFTEIKEGSKQPGTDITGEEKGEKGVLKAVHDWVTAPGDGTEGLPGTEGVKPESGNVKPSKQEMGKKEAEEFKRLDEKVKHHTTWEEPERGQVGDPGAALHTPRNE from the exons ATGTATCGTTTGGTTGGTACTAGCCACCTTCGTGCTTTACAGCTTACATTTCCCAGAGTTCAATTTCGTCAGGGTTTGAAAGCTATCATGGATTCTAAACAAGAGGATATTCAGCAGCCTATCGGGAAACAGCCTGACCCAAAAGAGGTTAGACAGTTCACAACTGTAACCCACGTTGAAGGAGAAAATC AACCCCAACCGGAAGAGACTGAAAGGAAACCCTCGTTCATAGAGTCCGTAATTGGCAGTATAACGCCAACCTCATCTGAAAATAAACCAGCAG AAATTACACCTCATGACATCGAAAAAGCTGATGCTCAAGTCAAAGAATCTGCTCGTGGTCTAATGGACACTATTCGCTATACATATGCACAGAAAAAACATG ATTTAATGGAAACTGCTGCTGGAGCGAAGCAGTCTGTCGAGAGTACTGTAAGCGAAAGTCTTCAAA GTCTTTCGGAAACGGCAGCACATGCTCAAGAGTACGTTATGGATACGTTGTCTGGTGGCACTCACG ccgTGATGGACACCATGGCCAGTGCCCGAGATACTTCCATGGATGCTGCCACCGGTGCCAAAGATTACGTCAAGGATACACTAACTGGCGCCAAGGATTCCACTTACGATGCAGCTGCTAATGCCAGACAAAAGTTAGAGGAAGCTCGCGCAAGTCTGGCCCAAAAAGGCCATG AGGGTATGGAATCGATGAAGGAATCTGCCCGACAGCCCGAAGGACAGCAAGAAAGCAAAGGGATCTTGGGAACAATCCGCGATTACCTAACACCAGAGTTTGCAGAAACAGCAAAAA GTGGCGAGGGAACTAAAACCAGTGCCGAGCAAGCAAAAG AATCCAAAGAAGccgcaaaagaagaagcaacGGGAATCAAAGATGCAGCAATGGAGAAAGGACATG AAGCAAAAGAGATGTTGAAAGAAAGAGCCACAGGCGCCAAGGAATCCATTCAAGAAACTGGTTCTGGCTTGGCAGACAAAGGAAGAG AATTCAAAGAAGGATTGGAAAATCTAGGTCATGGAGCGGAAGAAACTCTAAGAGAAACCCGCGCTGATATTggcgaaagaaaacaag CCCAGGAAGCGTCGCTGAGAGAGGCCGAAGCAGAGGCGCCGAAGAAAGGCAAAGGATTCGTGGAATCGCTTCGTGAGTGGGTGCGGCCTGCCACTGAAAAAGCACACG ATGTAAAAGAATCGATTAAGGAGACCGTTTCTGGAGCTACAGAGTATGTGAAAGATACGGGCTCGAGTATGGTAGGAAAGGGACAAG AGACCGCTGAATCTGCCAAGGAAATGGCATCTGAAGGAGTCGAGAAAGCCAAAGACGTCGGCTCGCGAATTGCTGAGAAAGGACGTG ATGTTAAAGAAGCCGCAAAGGAGAAGGCTTCCGGGGCAGCGGAATATGCGAAGGAAACCGGTTCAAGTATCGCTGACAAAGGACGCG AAACTGCTGAATCTGCCAAAGACATGGCTTCTAGAGGAGTAGAGTCCGCAAAGGATACGGCATCCAGAGGCATGGAAACTGCTAAAGAAGCTGGCTCTAAAGTCGCAGAGAAAGGACGTG AAACTGCTGAATCCGCAAAAGATATGGCTTCAAGAGGAGTGGAATCAGCCAAAGAAGCTGGATCCAAAGCTGCCGATAAAGGGCATG ATATCAAAGAATCGATGAAAGAAACAACTGAGGGAGCTAAAGACTATGCAAAGGAAACGGCTTCAAGTGCGGCCCAAAAGGGACGTG AAACGGCAGAATCCGCCAGAGAAATGGCCTCTAGGGGAATGGAGTCGGCCAAGGAAACAGGATCAAAAGTTGCTGACAAAGGACATG AGATGAAAGAATCTGCTAAGGACGTTGCCTCCGAAGGCATGGAATCATTGAAGGAAAAGGGCCAGAGAGCCGCTGACAAAGGACATG AAATGAAGGAATCGGCAAAAGACACGGCGTCGAGAGGAATGGAATCGGCAAAAGATACGGCGTCGAGAGGAACGGAGTCGGCTAAGGAAGCTGGCCAGAAGGCGGCCGATAAAGGACATG AAATGAAAGAATCGGCCAAAGATATGGCCTCGAGAGGAATTGAATCAGCTAAGGAAACTGGCCAGAAGGCCAGTGAGAAAGGACAcg AGCTGAAAGAGTCGGCAAAGGACACAGCACAACAAGGAAAGGAAGCCATGCAGGAGACGGGATCAAAGATCGCAGAAAAAGGACGAG aaggcaaagagaaaacTATGGATTACGCTGCTGCTGCCAAACAATCCGCTCAGGATACCGGAGCAAAAGCCACTGAAAAAGCTCGAG AGGGTGAGCAACAGCAGCCAACTACCGAAACCGGAGGTAGGACCGTCTTTACTG AAATAAAGGAAGGAAGCAAGCAGCCCGGAACAGACATCACCGGCGAAGAGAAAG GTGAGAAGGGTGTTCTAAAAGCCGTTCACGATTGGGTTACCGCTCCCGGCGATGGTACGGAAGGCTTACCGGGGACGGAGGGCGTGAAGCCGGAATCGGGCAACGTTAAGCCAA GTAAGCAGGAAATGGGTAAAAAGGAAGCTGAGGAATTCAAGCGGTTGGATGAGAAAGTGAAACACCACACAACTTGGGAGGAGCCAGAACGCGGACAAGTGGGTGACCCAGGAGCTGCACTGCATACTCCAA GAAACGAGTAA
- the LOC130700689 gene encoding uncharacterized protein LOC130700689 isoform X2 — MYRLVGTSHLRALQLTFPRVQFRQGLKAIMDSKQEDIQQPIGKQPDPKEVRQFTTVTHVEGENQPQPEETERKPSFIESVIGSITPTSSENKPAEITPHDIEKADAQVKESARGLMDTIRYTYAQKKHDLMETAAGAKQSVESTVSESLQSLSETAAHAQEYVMDTLSGGTHAVMDTMASARDTSMDAATGAKDYVKDTLTGAKDSTYDAAANARQKLEEARASLAQKGHDAKEYIKESAEGAKESLKESAEGAKESVKEKAEGAKESAQGAKENIQQSAEEAKESAKETGSNIAERGREGMESMKESARQPEGQQESKGILGTIRDYLTPEFAETAKSGEGTKTSAEQAKESKEAAKEEATGIKDAAMEKGHEAKEMLKERATGAKESIQETGSGLADKGREFKEGLENLGHGAEETLRETRADIGERKQAQEASLREAEAEAPKKGKGFVESLREWVRPATEKAHDVKESIKETVSGATEYVKDTGSSMVGKGQETAESAKEMASEGVEKAKDVGSRIAEKGRDVKEAAKEKASGAAEYAKETGSSIADKGRETAESAKDMASRGVESAKDTASRGMETAKEAGSKVAEKGRETAESAKDMASRGVESAKEAGSKAADKGHDIKESMKETTEGAKDYAKETASSAAQKGRETAESAREMASRGMESAKETGSKVADKGHEMKESAKDVASEGMESLKEKGQRAADKGHEMKESAKDTASRGMESAKDTASRGTESAKEAGQKAADKGHEMKESAKDMASRGIESAKETGQKASEKGHELKESAKDTAQQGKEAMQETGSKIAEKGREGKEKTMDYAAAAKQSAQDTGAKATEKAREGEQQQPTTETGGRTVFTEIKEGSKQPGTDITGEEKGEKGVLKAVHDWVTAPGDGTEGLPGTEGVKPESGNVKPSKQEMGKKEAEEFKRLDEKVKHHTTWEEPERGQVGDPGAALHTPRNE, encoded by the exons ATGTATCGTTTGGTTGGTACTAGCCACCTTCGTGCTTTACAGCTTACATTTCCCAGAGTTCAATTTCGTCAGGGTTTGAAAGCTATCATGGATTCTAAACAAGAGGATATTCAGCAGCCTATCGGGAAACAGCCTGACCCAAAAGAGGTTAGACAGTTCACAACTGTAACCCACGTTGAAGGAGAAAATC AACCCCAACCGGAAGAGACTGAAAGGAAACCCTCGTTCATAGAGTCCGTAATTGGCAGTATAACGCCAACCTCATCTGAAAATAAACCAGCAG AAATTACACCTCATGACATCGAAAAAGCTGATGCTCAAGTCAAAGAATCTGCTCGTGGTCTAATGGACACTATTCGCTATACATATGCACAGAAAAAACATG ATTTAATGGAAACTGCTGCTGGAGCGAAGCAGTCTGTCGAGAGTACTGTAAGCGAAAGTCTTCAAA GTCTTTCGGAAACGGCAGCACATGCTCAAGAGTACGTTATGGATACGTTGTCTGGTGGCACTCACG ccgTGATGGACACCATGGCCAGTGCCCGAGATACTTCCATGGATGCTGCCACCGGTGCCAAAGATTACGTCAAGGATACACTAACTGGCGCCAAGGATTCCACTTACGATGCAGCTGCTAATGCCAGACAAAAGTTAGAGGAAGCTCGCGCAAGTCTGGCCCAAAAAGGCCATG ATGCCAAGGAATACATCAAAGAATCGGCTGAAGGAGCAAAAGAATCTCTAAAGGAATCAGCAGAAGGAGCAAAGGAATCTGTCAAAGAAAAGGCTGAAGGGGCGAAGGAATCGGCCCAAGGAGCGAAAGAAAACATCCAGCAATCAgcagaagaagcaaaagaatcGGCAAAAGAAACTGGTTCAAACATCGCGGAAAGAGGCCGTG AGGGTATGGAATCGATGAAGGAATCTGCCCGACAGCCCGAAGGACAGCAAGAAAGCAAAGGGATCTTGGGAACAATCCGCGATTACCTAACACCAGAGTTTGCAGAAACAGCAAAAA GTGGCGAGGGAACTAAAACCAGTGCCGAGCAAGCAAAAG AATCCAAAGAAGccgcaaaagaagaagcaacGGGAATCAAAGATGCAGCAATGGAGAAAGGACATG AAGCAAAAGAGATGTTGAAAGAAAGAGCCACAGGCGCCAAGGAATCCATTCAAGAAACTGGTTCTGGCTTGGCAGACAAAGGAAGAG AATTCAAAGAAGGATTGGAAAATCTAGGTCATGGAGCGGAAGAAACTCTAAGAGAAACCCGCGCTGATATTggcgaaagaaaacaag CCCAGGAAGCGTCGCTGAGAGAGGCCGAAGCAGAGGCGCCGAAGAAAGGCAAAGGATTCGTGGAATCGCTTCGTGAGTGGGTGCGGCCTGCCACTGAAAAAGCACACG ATGTAAAAGAATCGATTAAGGAGACCGTTTCTGGAGCTACAGAGTATGTGAAAGATACGGGCTCGAGTATGGTAGGAAAGGGACAAG AGACCGCTGAATCTGCCAAGGAAATGGCATCTGAAGGAGTCGAGAAAGCCAAAGACGTCGGCTCGCGAATTGCTGAGAAAGGACGTG ATGTTAAAGAAGCCGCAAAGGAGAAGGCTTCCGGGGCAGCGGAATATGCGAAGGAAACCGGTTCAAGTATCGCTGACAAAGGACGCG AAACTGCTGAATCTGCCAAAGACATGGCTTCTAGAGGAGTAGAGTCCGCAAAGGATACGGCATCCAGAGGCATGGAAACTGCTAAAGAAGCTGGCTCTAAAGTCGCAGAGAAAGGACGTG AAACTGCTGAATCCGCAAAAGATATGGCTTCAAGAGGAGTGGAATCAGCCAAAGAAGCTGGATCCAAAGCTGCCGATAAAGGGCATG ATATCAAAGAATCGATGAAAGAAACAACTGAGGGAGCTAAAGACTATGCAAAGGAAACGGCTTCAAGTGCGGCCCAAAAGGGACGTG AAACGGCAGAATCCGCCAGAGAAATGGCCTCTAGGGGAATGGAGTCGGCCAAGGAAACAGGATCAAAAGTTGCTGACAAAGGACATG AGATGAAAGAATCTGCTAAGGACGTTGCCTCCGAAGGCATGGAATCATTGAAGGAAAAGGGCCAGAGAGCCGCTGACAAAGGACATG AAATGAAGGAATCGGCAAAAGACACGGCGTCGAGAGGAATGGAATCGGCAAAAGATACGGCGTCGAGAGGAACGGAGTCGGCTAAGGAAGCTGGCCAGAAGGCGGCCGATAAAGGACATG AAATGAAAGAATCGGCCAAAGATATGGCCTCGAGAGGAATTGAATCAGCTAAGGAAACTGGCCAGAAGGCCAGTGAGAAAGGACAcg AGCTGAAAGAGTCGGCAAAGGACACAGCACAACAAGGAAAGGAAGCCATGCAGGAGACGGGATCAAAGATCGCAGAAAAAGGACGAG aaggcaaagagaaaacTATGGATTACGCTGCTGCTGCCAAACAATCCGCTCAGGATACCGGAGCAAAAGCCACTGAAAAAGCTCGAG AGGGTGAGCAACAGCAGCCAACTACCGAAACCGGAGGTAGGACCGTCTTTACTG AAATAAAGGAAGGAAGCAAGCAGCCCGGAACAGACATCACCGGCGAAGAGAAAG GTGAGAAGGGTGTTCTAAAAGCCGTTCACGATTGGGTTACCGCTCCCGGCGATGGTACGGAAGGCTTACCGGGGACGGAGGGCGTGAAGCCGGAATCGGGCAACGTTAAGCCAA GTAAGCAGGAAATGGGTAAAAAGGAAGCTGAGGAATTCAAGCGGTTGGATGAGAAAGTGAAACACCACACAACTTGGGAGGAGCCAGAACGCGGACAAGTGGGTGACCCAGGAGCTGCACTGCATACTCCAA GGAACGAGTAA
- the LOC130700689 gene encoding uncharacterized protein LOC130700689 isoform X3 produces the protein MYRLVGTSHLRALQLTFPRVQFRQGLKAIMDSKQEDIQQPIGKQPDPKEVRQFTTVTHVEGENQPQPEETERKPSFIESVIGSITPTSSENKPAEITPHDIEKADAQVKESARGLMDTIRYTYAQKKHDLMETAAGAKQSVESTVSESLQSLSETAAHAQEYVMDTLSGGTHAVMDTMASARDTSMDAATGAKDYVKDTLTGAKDSTYDAAANARQKLEEARASLAQKGHDAKEYIKESAEGAKESLKESAEGAKESVKEKAEGAKESAQGAKENIQQSAEEAKESAKETGSNIAERGREGMESMKESARQPEGQQESKGILGTIRDYLTPEFAETAKSGEGTKTSAEQAKESKEAAKEEATGIKDAAMEKGHEAKEMLKERATGAKESIQETGSGLADKGREFKEGLENLGHGAEETLRETRADIGERKQAQEASLREAEAEAPKKGKGFVESLREWVRPATEKAHDVKESIKETVSGATEYVKDTGSSMVGKGQETAESAKEMASEGVEKAKDVGSRIAEKGRDVKEAAKEKASGAAEYAKETGSSIADKGRETAESAKDMASRGVESAKDTASRGMETAKEAGSKVAEKGRETAESAKDMASRGVESAKEAGSKAADKGHDIKESMKETTEGAKDYAKETASSAAQKGRETAESAREMASRGMESAKETGSKVADKGHEMKESAKDVASEGMESLKEKGQRAADKGHEMKESAKDTASRGMESAKEAGQKAADKGHEMKESAKDMASRGIESAKETGQKASEKGHELKESAKDTAQQGKEAMQETGSKIAEKGREGKEKTMDYAAAAKQSAQDTGAKATEKAREGEQQQPTTETGGRTVFTEIKEGSKQPGTDITGEEKGEKGVLKAVHDWVTAPGDGTEGLPGTEGVKPESGNVKPSKQEMGKKEAEEFKRLDEKVKHHTTWEEPERGQVGDPGAALHTPRNE, from the exons ATGTATCGTTTGGTTGGTACTAGCCACCTTCGTGCTTTACAGCTTACATTTCCCAGAGTTCAATTTCGTCAGGGTTTGAAAGCTATCATGGATTCTAAACAAGAGGATATTCAGCAGCCTATCGGGAAACAGCCTGACCCAAAAGAGGTTAGACAGTTCACAACTGTAACCCACGTTGAAGGAGAAAATC AACCCCAACCGGAAGAGACTGAAAGGAAACCCTCGTTCATAGAGTCCGTAATTGGCAGTATAACGCCAACCTCATCTGAAAATAAACCAGCAG AAATTACACCTCATGACATCGAAAAAGCTGATGCTCAAGTCAAAGAATCTGCTCGTGGTCTAATGGACACTATTCGCTATACATATGCACAGAAAAAACATG ATTTAATGGAAACTGCTGCTGGAGCGAAGCAGTCTGTCGAGAGTACTGTAAGCGAAAGTCTTCAAA GTCTTTCGGAAACGGCAGCACATGCTCAAGAGTACGTTATGGATACGTTGTCTGGTGGCACTCACG ccgTGATGGACACCATGGCCAGTGCCCGAGATACTTCCATGGATGCTGCCACCGGTGCCAAAGATTACGTCAAGGATACACTAACTGGCGCCAAGGATTCCACTTACGATGCAGCTGCTAATGCCAGACAAAAGTTAGAGGAAGCTCGCGCAAGTCTGGCCCAAAAAGGCCATG ATGCCAAGGAATACATCAAAGAATCGGCTGAAGGAGCAAAAGAATCTCTAAAGGAATCAGCAGAAGGAGCAAAGGAATCTGTCAAAGAAAAGGCTGAAGGGGCGAAGGAATCGGCCCAAGGAGCGAAAGAAAACATCCAGCAATCAgcagaagaagcaaaagaatcGGCAAAAGAAACTGGTTCAAACATCGCGGAAAGAGGCCGTG AGGGTATGGAATCGATGAAGGAATCTGCCCGACAGCCCGAAGGACAGCAAGAAAGCAAAGGGATCTTGGGAACAATCCGCGATTACCTAACACCAGAGTTTGCAGAAACAGCAAAAA GTGGCGAGGGAACTAAAACCAGTGCCGAGCAAGCAAAAG AATCCAAAGAAGccgcaaaagaagaagcaacGGGAATCAAAGATGCAGCAATGGAGAAAGGACATG AAGCAAAAGAGATGTTGAAAGAAAGAGCCACAGGCGCCAAGGAATCCATTCAAGAAACTGGTTCTGGCTTGGCAGACAAAGGAAGAG AATTCAAAGAAGGATTGGAAAATCTAGGTCATGGAGCGGAAGAAACTCTAAGAGAAACCCGCGCTGATATTggcgaaagaaaacaag CCCAGGAAGCGTCGCTGAGAGAGGCCGAAGCAGAGGCGCCGAAGAAAGGCAAAGGATTCGTGGAATCGCTTCGTGAGTGGGTGCGGCCTGCCACTGAAAAAGCACACG ATGTAAAAGAATCGATTAAGGAGACCGTTTCTGGAGCTACAGAGTATGTGAAAGATACGGGCTCGAGTATGGTAGGAAAGGGACAAG AGACCGCTGAATCTGCCAAGGAAATGGCATCTGAAGGAGTCGAGAAAGCCAAAGACGTCGGCTCGCGAATTGCTGAGAAAGGACGTG ATGTTAAAGAAGCCGCAAAGGAGAAGGCTTCCGGGGCAGCGGAATATGCGAAGGAAACCGGTTCAAGTATCGCTGACAAAGGACGCG AAACTGCTGAATCTGCCAAAGACATGGCTTCTAGAGGAGTAGAGTCCGCAAAGGATACGGCATCCAGAGGCATGGAAACTGCTAAAGAAGCTGGCTCTAAAGTCGCAGAGAAAGGACGTG AAACTGCTGAATCCGCAAAAGATATGGCTTCAAGAGGAGTGGAATCAGCCAAAGAAGCTGGATCCAAAGCTGCCGATAAAGGGCATG ATATCAAAGAATCGATGAAAGAAACAACTGAGGGAGCTAAAGACTATGCAAAGGAAACGGCTTCAAGTGCGGCCCAAAAGGGACGTG AAACGGCAGAATCCGCCAGAGAAATGGCCTCTAGGGGAATGGAGTCGGCCAAGGAAACAGGATCAAAAGTTGCTGACAAAGGACATG AGATGAAAGAATCTGCTAAGGACGTTGCCTCCGAAGGCATGGAATCATTGAAGGAAAAGGGCCAGAGAGCCGCTGACAAAGGACATG AAATGAAGGAATCGGCAAAAGACACGGCGTCGAGAGGAATGGA GTCGGCTAAGGAAGCTGGCCAGAAGGCGGCCGATAAAGGACATG AAATGAAAGAATCGGCCAAAGATATGGCCTCGAGAGGAATTGAATCAGCTAAGGAAACTGGCCAGAAGGCCAGTGAGAAAGGACAcg AGCTGAAAGAGTCGGCAAAGGACACAGCACAACAAGGAAAGGAAGCCATGCAGGAGACGGGATCAAAGATCGCAGAAAAAGGACGAG aaggcaaagagaaaacTATGGATTACGCTGCTGCTGCCAAACAATCCGCTCAGGATACCGGAGCAAAAGCCACTGAAAAAGCTCGAG AGGGTGAGCAACAGCAGCCAACTACCGAAACCGGAGGTAGGACCGTCTTTACTG AAATAAAGGAAGGAAGCAAGCAGCCCGGAACAGACATCACCGGCGAAGAGAAAG GTGAGAAGGGTGTTCTAAAAGCCGTTCACGATTGGGTTACCGCTCCCGGCGATGGTACGGAAGGCTTACCGGGGACGGAGGGCGTGAAGCCGGAATCGGGCAACGTTAAGCCAA GTAAGCAGGAAATGGGTAAAAAGGAAGCTGAGGAATTCAAGCGGTTGGATGAGAAAGTGAAACACCACACAACTTGGGAGGAGCCAGAACGCGGACAAGTGGGTGACCCAGGAGCTGCACTGCATACTCCAA GAAACGAGTAA